The Halobacterium sp. CBA1132 genome has a segment encoding these proteins:
- a CDS encoding DNA topoisomerase IV subunit A, whose product MSDANTPDTPKGDDARDQLVELAEQFYDQFADGDVPKMTLPTRSKSNIEYDEGADVWVYGDRTSTRSANSVRGARKLLKSIYTIDFLAQQLDENRSSTLRELYYLSESWDEEEAQFNDQSESDKLVEDLEIVSGVKREDFHMRPEESGAKVMGPLRIREQTNRGDREIHCQDDVGQGGYQIPNNPDTIEFMESDAEFVMCVETGGMRDRLVENGFDDEYDCLVVHLGGQPARATRRLTKRLHDELGLPVTVFTDGDPWSYRIFGSVAYGSIKSAHLSKYLATPQAQFVGIRPQDIVDYDLPTDPLSDSDVNALESELEDPRFQSDFWTEQIELQLDIDKKAEQQALASRGLDFVTDTYLPERLSEMGVI is encoded by the coding sequence ATGAGCGACGCAAACACCCCAGACACCCCGAAGGGCGACGACGCCCGCGACCAGCTCGTCGAGCTGGCCGAACAGTTCTACGACCAGTTCGCGGACGGCGACGTCCCGAAGATGACGCTGCCGACGCGCTCGAAGTCCAACATCGAGTACGACGAGGGCGCCGACGTGTGGGTGTACGGCGACCGCACCAGCACGCGCTCGGCGAACTCCGTGCGGGGGGCGCGCAAACTCCTGAAGTCCATCTACACAATCGACTTCCTCGCCCAGCAGCTCGACGAGAACCGTTCGTCGACGCTGCGTGAACTGTACTACCTCTCCGAGTCGTGGGACGAGGAGGAGGCCCAGTTCAACGACCAGAGCGAGTCCGACAAGCTCGTCGAGGACCTCGAAATCGTCTCCGGCGTGAAACGCGAGGACTTCCACATGCGCCCCGAGGAGTCCGGCGCGAAGGTGATGGGGCCGCTGCGCATCCGCGAGCAGACCAACCGCGGCGACCGCGAGATTCACTGTCAGGACGACGTCGGGCAGGGCGGCTACCAGATTCCGAACAACCCCGACACCATCGAGTTCATGGAGAGCGACGCGGAGTTCGTGATGTGCGTCGAGACCGGTGGGATGCGCGACCGCCTCGTCGAGAACGGCTTCGACGACGAGTACGACTGCCTCGTCGTCCACCTCGGCGGCCAGCCAGCGCGGGCGACTCGCCGGCTCACGAAGCGCCTGCACGACGAACTCGGCCTCCCGGTCACCGTGTTCACTGACGGTGACCCGTGGTCGTACCGCATCTTCGGCTCCGTGGCGTACGGCTCCATCAAGTCCGCGCACCTCTCGAAGTACCTCGCCACGCCGCAGGCGCAGTTCGTCGGTATCCGCCCGCAGGACATCGTCGACTACGACCTGCCGACGGACCCGCTCAGCGACTCCGACGTGAACGCCCTCGAATCCGAACTGGAGGACCCGCGCTTCCAGAGCGACTTCTGGACCGAGCAGATCGAGCTCCAACTGGACATCGACAAGAAGGCCGAACAGCAGGCGCTGGCGTCCCGCGGCCTCGACTTCGTGACCGACACCTACCTCCCGGAGCGCCTCTCCGAGATGGGCGTCATCTAG
- the gyrB gene encoding DNA topoisomerase (ATP-hydrolyzing) subunit B, with product MSDQSEYSAGQIQVLEGLEAVQKRPAMYIGSTDARGLHHLVYEVVDNSIDEALAGYCDHIEVTLHDDGSVSVEDDGRGIPIDTHEEYDRPAVEVILTVLHAGGKFDGKSYQVSGGLHGVGVSVVNALSERLAVEVSREGGKYREKFEHGEPVTDLERIGDVGDEETGTLIRFRPDADIFETLEFDYSTLENRLRELAFLNSGVEITLTDERGEEPQSSTFEYEGGIREFVEYLNESRQALHDDVIYFESEEDGIQVEIAMQATDDLQSSTHAFANNINTREGGTHLTGFKTALTRTVNDYANENNLLSELDGENLTGEDIREGLTAVVSVKHPDPQFEGQTKTKLGNSEVRGIVEGTVHEGLGTYFEENPNTAEAVVRKAVEAAKARKAAKKAEELTRRKSALSSTSLPGKLADCQTKDPDDAELFIVEGDSAGGSAKQGRNPEFQAILPLGGKILNVEKHRLDRILEHDEIRHIITALGTGIGDEFDIDDLRYKKIVMMTDADVDGAHIRTLLLTFFYRHMKPLLEAGYVYAAQPPLYRIRYRGETYDAMTEEEREQIIEEKCDGNPTQVQRFKGLGEMNPQQLWDTTMDPDNRILKRITVDDAAAADKMFSVLMGDAVEPRKQFIQDHATDAEWVDI from the coding sequence ATGTCTGACCAAAGCGAGTACAGCGCTGGCCAAATCCAGGTTCTGGAGGGGCTGGAAGCCGTCCAGAAGCGGCCGGCGATGTACATCGGTTCCACTGACGCTCGTGGCCTCCATCATCTCGTCTACGAGGTCGTGGACAACTCCATCGACGAAGCGCTCGCAGGGTACTGCGACCACATCGAGGTGACACTCCACGACGACGGCTCCGTCAGCGTGGAGGACGACGGTCGCGGCATCCCCATAGACACCCACGAGGAGTACGACCGCCCCGCGGTCGAGGTCATCCTCACCGTCCTGCACGCCGGCGGGAAGTTCGACGGGAAGTCCTACCAAGTGTCGGGTGGGCTCCACGGCGTCGGCGTCTCCGTCGTGAACGCGCTCTCCGAGCGCCTCGCCGTCGAGGTTTCCCGCGAGGGCGGGAAGTACCGCGAGAAGTTCGAGCACGGCGAACCCGTCACCGACCTCGAGCGCATCGGCGACGTCGGTGACGAGGAGACGGGCACGCTGATTCGGTTCCGCCCGGACGCCGACATCTTCGAGACGCTGGAGTTCGACTACTCCACGCTCGAGAACCGCCTGCGCGAGCTCGCGTTCCTCAACTCCGGCGTCGAAATCACGCTCACCGACGAGCGCGGGGAAGAACCGCAGTCCTCGACGTTCGAGTACGAGGGCGGCATCCGGGAGTTCGTCGAGTACCTCAACGAGAGCCGGCAGGCGCTCCACGACGACGTTATCTACTTCGAGAGCGAGGAAGACGGCATCCAGGTCGAGATCGCGATGCAGGCGACCGACGACCTCCAGTCCTCGACGCACGCCTTCGCGAACAACATCAACACCCGCGAGGGCGGCACCCACCTCACGGGGTTCAAGACCGCGCTCACGCGCACGGTCAACGACTACGCCAACGAGAACAACCTACTCTCGGAGCTCGACGGCGAGAACCTCACGGGCGAGGACATCCGCGAGGGCCTCACCGCCGTCGTCTCCGTGAAACACCCCGACCCGCAGTTCGAGGGGCAGACGAAGACGAAACTCGGCAACAGCGAGGTCCGGGGCATCGTCGAGGGCACGGTCCACGAGGGACTGGGCACGTACTTCGAGGAGAACCCGAACACCGCCGAAGCCGTCGTTCGGAAGGCCGTCGAGGCCGCGAAGGCGCGGAAGGCCGCGAAGAAGGCCGAGGAGCTCACGCGCCGCAAGAGCGCGCTCTCCTCGACGAGCCTCCCCGGGAAGCTCGCTGACTGCCAGACGAAAGACCCCGACGACGCCGAACTGTTCATCGTGGAGGGCGACTCCGCGGGCGGCTCGGCCAAGCAGGGCCGAAACCCCGAGTTCCAGGCGATTCTGCCGCTCGGCGGGAAGATTCTGAACGTCGAGAAACACCGCTTGGACCGGATTCTCGAACACGACGAGATTCGACACATCATCACCGCGCTCGGCACGGGTATCGGCGACGAGTTCGACATCGACGACCTCCGGTACAAGAAGATCGTGATGATGACCGACGCCGACGTCGACGGCGCGCACATCCGCACGCTCCTGTTGACGTTCTTCTACCGCCACATGAAGCCGCTGCTGGAGGCCGGCTACGTGTACGCCGCCCAGCCGCCGCTGTACCGCATCCGGTACCGCGGCGAGACGTACGACGCGATGACCGAGGAGGAGCGCGAACAGATTATCGAGGAGAAGTGCGACGGCAACCCGACGCAGGTCCAGCGGTTCAAGGGCCTCGGGGAGATGAACCCCCAGCAGCTCTGGGACACCACGATGGACCCCGACAACCGCATCCTCAAGCGCATCACCGTCGACGACGCCGCGGCCGCCGACAAGATGTTCTCCGTGCTGATGGGGGACGCCGTCGAGCCGCGCAAGCAGTTCATCCAGGACCACGCCACGGACGCAGAGTGGGTGGACATCTAA
- a CDS encoding DNA topoisomerase VI subunit B has protein sequence MTSFQSTLGEEEGIAEELAASQREISIAEFFEKNKHMLGFDSGARGLVTAVKEAVDNALDATEEAGILPDIYVEIEEGRDYYTLVVEDNGPGITKDQIPKIFGKLLYGSRFHAREQNRGQQGIGISAAVLYSQLTSGKPVRIESRTQDSGVSNYYELIIDTDTNEPEISVEEELSAAESDLRGTHGTRIEMDLEANMRARGQLHDYVKHTAVVNPHARIELQEPKGEIKAERAEGAGLPEETEEIRPHPHGVELGTLIKMLGDTDSHSVSGFLQSEFTRVGKKTADGIVDAFRDRHYGRELRWRPPGIDSETDLEAAVVDAVSNKGADDTAAFAERVADAVEDAERVAYSELEALVADAATDSEESSGTTFGDTVQEHVVDAVWAALTEDRAADVFHAVDAATTVQKDDATVRGLAERIADKFGSDTPRDRVTRAELAEFVYRAAEMTEEVEDATVGDTARENVVEELWTDMATVPDDLPKTKAVASDRDTASELLDAMATVDVMAPPTSCLSPIEANLVEAGLRKEFDAEFYAAATRDAEVHGGDPFIVEAGIAYGGELEDQGGVDLLRFANRVPLVYQRGACATTNVVKDIGWRNYNLDQPGGSGLPQGPAVIMIHVASTNVPFTSESKDAVASVEEIEDEIELAVREAARELKSFLNKRQSMRKRQQKQNVIMDILPTMAEKVSEMTDNEPLDVDDSLARIMNNVLVERELDDGEVTLRVENHGSTAADVDITDIVTAEPADASDGNVVEMDGEWFVKWSPSVSGGDTAELTYSVDEDAEFDLSVQGVEDARLTVDQ, from the coding sequence ATGACGTCCTTCCAGTCGACACTCGGCGAGGAGGAGGGCATCGCGGAGGAGCTCGCCGCGAGCCAGCGCGAGATCTCCATCGCCGAGTTCTTCGAGAAGAACAAGCACATGCTCGGCTTCGACAGCGGCGCCCGAGGGCTGGTCACGGCCGTCAAGGAGGCCGTCGACAACGCCCTCGACGCCACCGAGGAAGCCGGCATCCTGCCCGACATCTACGTCGAAATCGAGGAGGGCCGGGACTACTACACCCTCGTCGTCGAGGACAACGGCCCCGGCATCACCAAAGACCAGATTCCGAAAATCTTCGGGAAACTCCTATACGGCTCGCGCTTCCACGCACGAGAGCAAAATCGCGGTCAGCAAGGAATCGGGATTTCAGCGGCTGTATTGTACTCTCAGTTGACTTCCGGGAAGCCGGTGCGCATCGAGAGCCGCACGCAGGACTCCGGCGTGTCGAACTACTACGAGCTCATCATCGACACGGACACCAACGAGCCCGAAATCAGCGTCGAGGAGGAGCTCTCCGCGGCGGAGAGCGACCTCCGGGGGACCCACGGCACGCGCATCGAGATGGACCTCGAAGCGAACATGCGCGCCCGCGGCCAGCTCCACGACTACGTGAAGCACACCGCGGTCGTCAACCCCCACGCGCGCATCGAACTGCAGGAGCCGAAGGGCGAAATCAAGGCCGAGCGCGCCGAGGGCGCGGGCCTCCCCGAGGAGACCGAGGAGATTCGCCCCCACCCCCACGGCGTCGAACTCGGGACGCTCATCAAGATGCTCGGCGACACCGACTCGCACTCCGTCTCCGGGTTCCTCCAGTCGGAGTTCACCCGGGTCGGGAAGAAGACCGCCGACGGCATCGTCGACGCGTTCCGCGACCGCCACTACGGCCGAGAATTACGGTGGCGGCCGCCGGGCATCGACTCCGAAACCGACCTCGAAGCCGCCGTCGTCGACGCCGTCTCGAACAAGGGCGCCGACGACACCGCGGCGTTCGCCGAGCGCGTCGCCGACGCCGTCGAGGACGCCGAGCGCGTCGCGTACTCCGAACTCGAAGCGCTCGTCGCCGACGCCGCCACCGACTCCGAGGAGTCCTCCGGAACGACGTTCGGTGACACCGTACAGGAACACGTCGTCGACGCGGTGTGGGCCGCGCTCACTGAGGACCGCGCGGCGGACGTCTTCCACGCAGTCGACGCCGCGACCACCGTCCAGAAGGACGACGCGACCGTGCGCGGGCTCGCCGAGCGCATCGCCGACAAATTCGGCAGCGACACGCCCCGCGACCGCGTGACGCGCGCCGAATTGGCGGAGTTCGTCTACCGCGCCGCCGAGATGACCGAGGAGGTCGAGGACGCCACGGTCGGCGACACCGCCCGCGAGAACGTCGTCGAGGAACTCTGGACCGACATGGCGACCGTCCCCGACGACCTGCCGAAGACCAAGGCCGTCGCGAGCGACCGCGACACCGCCAGCGAACTGCTGGACGCGATGGCGACCGTCGACGTGATGGCGCCGCCGACCTCGTGTCTCTCGCCCATCGAGGCCAACCTCGTGGAGGCCGGTCTCCGCAAGGAGTTCGACGCCGAGTTCTACGCCGCGGCGACCCGCGACGCCGAGGTCCACGGCGGCGACCCGTTCATCGTGGAAGCCGGCATCGCGTACGGCGGCGAACTCGAAGACCAGGGCGGCGTCGACCTGCTGCGGTTCGCGAACCGCGTGCCGCTGGTCTACCAGCGCGGCGCGTGCGCGACGACGAACGTCGTCAAGGACATCGGCTGGCGGAACTACAACCTCGACCAGCCCGGCGGGAGCGGCCTCCCGCAGGGGCCGGCGGTCATCATGATTCACGTCGCGTCGACGAACGTCCCGTTCACCAGCGAGTCCAAGGACGCCGTCGCGTCCGTCGAGGAAATCGAGGACGAAATCGAACTCGCGGTGCGGGAGGCCGCCCGCGAACTGAAGTCGTTCCTCAACAAGCGCCAGTCGATGCGCAAGCGCCAGCAGAAACAGAACGTCATCATGGACATCCTCCCCACCATGGCGGAGAAAGTCTCGGAGATGACCGACAACGAGCCCCTCGACGTCGACGACTCGCTGGCGCGCATCATGAACAACGTCCTCGTCGAGCGCGAACTCGACGACGGCGAGGTGACGCTGCGCGTCGAGAACCACGGTAGCACGGCCGCGGACGTCGACATCACGGACATCGTCACCGCCGAGCCCGCGGACGCCTCCGACGGGAACGTCGTGGAGATGGACGGCGAGTGGTTCGTGAAGTGGTCGCCGTCGGTCTCCGGCGGCGACACCGCGGAACTGACGTACAGCGTGGACGAAGACGCGGAGTTCGACCTCTCCGTGCAGGGCGTCGAGGACGCCCGCCTCACTGTCGACCAATGA